Proteins found in one Coleofasciculaceae cyanobacterium genomic segment:
- a CDS encoding TRAP transporter large permease subunit, whose amino-acid sequence MSYDWLSIVMFAGALLFLSTGFPVAFSLGGVAILFALIGTALGEFSLSFFQAMPSRIFGIMANYTLLAIPYFIFLGSMLEKTGIAEKLLETMGILFGRVRGGLALAVVIVGALLAASTGVVAATVVAMGLISLPIMLRYGYSKELAAGVIVASGTLGQIIPPSVVLVVLGDQLGVPVGDLFVGSLIPGLMMAMAFAIYVLILAYLKPEVAPALPASMRISGKKLLIRVVTVMLPPLVLVVLVLGSIFLGIATPTEAGALGSVGTIILAAINRQLNWAALREVCDATMRITTMVMFILIGSTAFSLVFRGLGGDRFMENLLVNLPGGTGGFLLVNMLVIFLLGFFIDFFEIAFIVIPIFAPVAQQLGLDLVWYGVIIGANLQTSFLTPPFGFALFYLRGVAPPELKTKDIYRGTIPFILLQLLVLILIIIFPQIVNFLPSLNSSPGSI is encoded by the coding sequence ATGAGTTATGACTGGTTAAGCATAGTAATGTTCGCGGGTGCATTACTCTTTTTGTCCACTGGCTTTCCTGTCGCTTTTTCTTTAGGTGGGGTAGCAATTCTTTTCGCCTTAATTGGTACAGCATTAGGGGAATTTAGCTTAAGTTTTTTTCAGGCAATGCCAAGCCGTATTTTTGGAATTATGGCTAACTATACATTGCTAGCTATTCCCTACTTCATTTTTCTCGGTTCGATGCTGGAAAAAACGGGCATTGCGGAGAAACTATTAGAAACTATGGGCATCCTCTTTGGTAGAGTAAGAGGCGGTTTGGCTTTAGCGGTGGTAATTGTTGGAGCATTGCTGGCAGCTTCTACTGGAGTGGTAGCTGCCACTGTGGTAGCGATGGGCTTGATTTCTTTGCCGATTATGCTGCGCTATGGCTATAGCAAGGAGTTGGCTGCGGGGGTAATTGTCGCTTCTGGTACTTTGGGACAGATTATTCCGCCTAGCGTAGTACTGGTAGTCTTAGGCGATCAGTTGGGTGTTCCAGTCGGCGATCTGTTTGTTGGCTCATTAATTCCTGGATTAATGATGGCAATGGCTTTTGCCATTTATGTTTTGATTCTAGCTTATCTCAAGCCAGAAGTTGCCCCTGCTTTGCCTGCCAGCATGAGAATTAGTGGAAAAAAGCTGTTGATACGAGTAGTAACTGTAATGCTACCACCGCTTGTATTAGTGGTTTTGGTATTAGGCAGCATTTTCCTGGGTATCGCCACGCCAACAGAAGCAGGTGCATTAGGTTCGGTAGGGACAATAATTTTGGCAGCTATTAACCGCCAATTGAACTGGGCCGCGTTGCGAGAAGTATGTGATGCAACCATGCGAATTACCACCATGGTAATGTTTATTCTGATTGGTTCGACTGCTTTTAGCTTGGTGTTTCGAGGCTTGGGGGGAGACAGGTTTATGGAAAACTTGCTAGTTAATCTTCCTGGGGGAACAGGCGGCTTTTTGCTAGTTAATATGCTGGTGATTTTTTTATTGGGTTTCTTTATTGATTTCTTTGAAATCGCCTTTATTGTGATTCCCATCTTTGCTCCCGTGGCTCAACAGCTAGGATTAGATTTGGTTTGGTACGGCGTAATCATTGGAGCTAATTTACAAACCTCCTTCTTGACTCCTCCCTTTGGTTTTGCCCTTTTTTACTTACGAGGAGTTGCACCACCAGAACTCAAAACCAAAGATATTTATCGCGGGACAATACCTTTTATTCTGCTACAGCTTTTAGTTCTAATTCTGATTATTATTTTTCCTCAGATAGTAAACTTTTTGCCTTCTTTAAATTCGTCTCCAGGTTCAATTTAA
- a CDS encoding phosphoribulokinase: MTADLDRVVLIGVAGDSGCGKSTFLRRLSDLFGEEFMTVICLDDYHSLDRKGRRAAGVTALNPKANNFDLMYEQVKSLKEGNVIDKPIYNHETGELDPPEKVYPNKVIVIEGLHPLYDERVRELVDFSVYLDISDEVKIQWKIQRDMAERGHTYEDILASIKAREPDFKAYIEVQREFADVVIQVLPTELVKDKDSDLLKVRLIQKEGVENFNTVYLFDEGSTIHWRPCGRKLQCPIPGIKMYYGPDSFYNNEVSILEVDGEFGNLEQMIYIESHLSNTSTSHYGEMTELLLKHKDYPGSSNGTGLFQVLVGLKMRETYEKLTAKTAQPAKI, translated from the coding sequence ATGACCGCCGATTTAGACAGAGTAGTGCTTATCGGAGTAGCAGGAGACTCCGGATGTGGCAAGTCAACCTTTCTTCGCCGTCTGAGCGACTTATTTGGCGAAGAGTTTATGACCGTGATTTGTCTTGATGACTATCATAGTCTTGATCGCAAAGGTAGAAGAGCAGCAGGTGTTACAGCTTTAAATCCCAAAGCGAATAACTTTGACCTGATGTACGAGCAAGTTAAGTCTCTCAAAGAAGGTAATGTGATCGACAAGCCAATTTATAATCATGAAACTGGTGAACTCGATCCTCCTGAAAAAGTTTACCCTAATAAGGTAATTGTCATCGAAGGGTTACACCCTCTATATGACGAGAGAGTCCGCGAACTCGTAGATTTCAGCGTTTATTTAGACATTAGCGACGAAGTTAAAATTCAGTGGAAAATTCAGCGTGACATGGCTGAAAGGGGTCATACTTACGAAGATATTTTGGCTTCTATCAAGGCTCGCGAACCCGATTTTAAAGCCTATATTGAAGTACAGAGAGAGTTTGCTGATGTAGTAATTCAGGTATTACCTACAGAATTAGTCAAAGATAAAGATAGCGATCTGTTAAAAGTTCGTTTGATTCAGAAAGAAGGTGTAGAAAACTTCAATACTGTCTATCTATTTGATGAAGGTTCAACAATTCACTGGCGACCTTGTGGACGTAAACTTCAATGTCCTATTCCAGGCATCAAAATGTATTATGGTCCTGATAGCTTTTACAATAATGAAGTATCGATTTTAGAGGTAGATGGTGAATTCGGAAACCTCGAACAGATGATCTACATTGAGAGTCATTTAAGTAACACTAGCACTAGTCACTACGGCGAAATGACGGAGCTGTTGTTGAAGCATAAAGACTATCCTGGTTCTAGCAACGGAACTGGTTTATTCCAAGTATTAGTTGGCTTAAAAATGCGTGAAACGTATGAAAAGCTTACTGCTAAAACAGCCCAACCAGCCAAAATATAG
- a CDS encoding TRAP transporter small permease subunit — protein MSKLLKIAQAIDILNEWIGRIIYWLVLLMVAVGVWNVLGRYLGRIIGTNLTSNSLIEIQWYLFDVVFLFGAAYALKYDEHVRVDIFYKGWSRRRKALANFLGNVLFLIPFSSLLIYYSWGTVVNSWRIQEMSPDPGGLPRYPIKFAIILAFILLILQGISEAIKNWNIYTSREDRQ, from the coding sequence AAATAGCCCAGGCGATCGATATCTTAAATGAATGGATTGGTCGTATTATCTACTGGCTAGTATTGTTAATGGTTGCAGTAGGAGTATGGAATGTTTTGGGGCGATATTTAGGGCGGATTATCGGGACTAATCTTACTTCTAACTCCCTCATCGAAATCCAGTGGTATCTGTTTGATGTGGTATTTTTGTTTGGTGCTGCCTATGCCCTTAAATATGACGAACACGTTCGAGTAGATATTTTTTATAAAGGCTGGAGTCGTCGTCGCAAAGCTCTAGCTAATTTTTTAGGCAATGTTTTATTTTTAATTCCTTTTAGCAGTCTACTTATTTATTATTCTTGGGGAACAGTAGTTAATTCGTGGAGAATACAGGAAATGTCTCCCGATCCTGGTGGTTTACCGCGATATCCCATCAAGTTTGCCATCATTCTCGCTTTTATTTTGTTAATTTTGCAGGGCATCTCCGAAGCAATTAAAAACTGGAATATTTATACTAGTCGTGAGGATAGGCAATGA
- the ftsH2 gene encoding ATP-dependent zinc metalloprotease FtsH2 — protein MKNFSWRIVLLWTLPLLVVGFFLWQGTFAATTASNSLSGNTASTRMTYGRFLDYLNSDRVTSVELYENGRTAIVQAIDPELDNRLQKLRVDLPANSPELIAKLRDADVNFDYHPAGNEGAVWGLLGNLIFPVILIGALFFLFRRSNNMPGGPGQAMSFGKSKAKFQMEAKTGIMFDDVAGIDEAKEELQEVVTFLKQPERFTAVGAKIPKGVLLIGPPGTGKTLLAKAIAGEAGVPFFSISGSEFVEMFVGVGASRVRDLFKKAKENAPCLIFIDEIDAVGRQRGAGIGGGNDEREQTLNQLLTEMDGFEGNTGIIIIAATNRADVLDSALMRPGRFDRQVMVDNPDIKGRLEILEVHSRNKKIAPEVSLDAIARRTPGFSGADLANLLNEAAILTARRRKEAVTMLEIDDAVDRVVAGMEGTPLTDGKSKRLIAYHEIGHAIVGTLVKDHDPVQKVTLIPRGQAQGLTWFTPNEEQGLISRSQLMARIAGAMGGRAAEEEIFGNDEVTTGAGGDLQQVSEMARQMVTIYGMSDLGPIALGGQGGQVFLGAGLTSRAEYSEEVASRIDDQVRQIAEHGHQLARKIVRENREVIDRLVDLLIEKETIDGEELKQIVSEYAEVPDKERFVPQI, from the coding sequence ATGAAGAACTTTTCGTGGAGAATCGTATTACTTTGGACATTACCTTTACTGGTAGTAGGCTTTTTCCTGTGGCAAGGAACTTTTGCCGCGACTACTGCTAGTAATAGCCTCAGCGGCAACACAGCAAGTACCCGCATGACCTATGGTCGTTTTTTAGACTACCTCAATTCGGACAGAGTTACTTCCGTAGAATTATATGAAAATGGAAGAACTGCTATTGTTCAGGCGATCGATCCAGAATTAGACAACCGCCTACAAAAGCTAAGAGTTGATTTACCTGCTAATTCACCAGAGTTAATCGCTAAGTTGCGCGATGCTGATGTTAACTTCGACTACCATCCTGCTGGTAACGAAGGAGCGGTTTGGGGGCTTTTGGGTAATCTGATTTTCCCTGTAATCTTGATTGGAGCATTATTTTTCTTGTTCCGCCGTTCTAACAATATGCCTGGTGGGCCTGGTCAAGCAATGAGCTTTGGCAAATCTAAAGCCAAGTTCCAAATGGAAGCTAAAACAGGCATCATGTTCGATGATGTTGCCGGTATTGACGAAGCTAAAGAAGAACTACAGGAAGTTGTAACCTTCCTCAAGCAGCCTGAAAGATTTACCGCAGTTGGAGCGAAAATTCCCAAAGGTGTATTGCTAATTGGACCTCCAGGAACAGGTAAAACTCTTTTAGCTAAAGCGATCGCTGGTGAAGCTGGTGTTCCCTTTTTCAGTATTTCAGGTTCTGAATTTGTCGAAATGTTCGTTGGTGTCGGTGCATCTCGCGTCCGTGATCTATTCAAAAAAGCCAAAGAAAACGCTCCTTGTCTAATCTTTATTGATGAGATTGATGCAGTAGGTCGTCAACGTGGTGCTGGTATTGGTGGCGGTAATGATGAGAGAGAACAAACTCTCAACCAATTGCTGACTGAAATGGATGGTTTTGAAGGTAATACAGGGATTATTATTATCGCTGCTACTAACCGTGCCGATGTTTTAGACTCCGCGCTAATGCGTCCTGGTCGTTTTGACCGCCAGGTAATGGTAGATAACCCCGACATTAAAGGTCGCTTAGAAATTCTCGAAGTTCACTCTCGCAACAAAAAAATTGCTCCTGAAGTTTCTTTAGATGCGATCGCCCGTCGTACTCCTGGGTTCTCTGGTGCAGATCTAGCTAACCTGCTCAACGAGGCAGCTATTTTGACCGCTAGAAGACGCAAAGAAGCAGTTACCATGCTAGAGATAGACGATGCGGTAGATCGTGTTGTGGCTGGGATGGAGGGTACTCCTTTAACCGACGGGAAGAGTAAGAGACTGATTGCTTATCATGAAATCGGTCATGCGATCGTTGGTACCTTAGTGAAGGATCACGATCCAGTACAGAAAGTTACTTTAATTCCTCGCGGACAGGCTCAAGGTTTAACTTGGTTTACTCCCAATGAAGAGCAAGGCTTGATTAGCCGTTCTCAGCTAATGGCACGAATTGCTGGTGCGATGGGTGGTCGTGCAGCCGAAGAAGAAATATTTGGTAACGACGAAGTAACTACTGGTGCGGGTGGTGACTTGCAGCAGGTATCAGAAATGGCAAGACAGATGGTTACTATTTACGGAATGAGTGACCTCGGTCCTATTGCTTTAGGGGGACAAGGTGGTCAGGTATTCCTGGGTGCAGGCTTGACCTCTCGTGCTGAATATTCTGAAGAGGTTGCTTCGCGCATTGACGATCAGGTACGTCAAATTGCTGAACATGGTCATCAATTGGCACGTAAAATTGTTAGAGAAAACCGTGAAGTAATCGATCGCCTAGTTGACCTGCTAATTGAGAAAGAAACTATTGATGGCGAAGAATTAAAGCAGATTGTTTCTGAATATGCTGAAGTGCCAGACAAAGAAAGATTTGTGCCTCAAATCTAG
- a CDS encoding SDR family NAD(P)-dependent oxidoreductase, translating into MSKPVCVIVGVGSGNGESFSRKFAAEGYHVAMLARNIEYLQQLTQEIPNSQAYQYDVTEIEPAASVFSRIESEMGTISVLVYNAGASAFANIDDATVESFQRAWEVNARGLFIVAKQVIPQMRKLGGGNIVVIGATASIKGGANFTPFAAAKAAQRSLAQSMARYLDPEKIHVSYIIIDGLINLERTRQAMPDKSDDDFISSDDLAESVYFLTKQPPSAWTFELDLRPFGEKW; encoded by the coding sequence ATGAGTAAACCTGTCTGTGTAATTGTGGGAGTCGGTTCGGGGAATGGTGAATCATTTTCCCGTAAGTTTGCGGCTGAGGGTTATCACGTGGCGATGCTAGCTAGAAATATCGAATATCTACAACAATTAACTCAAGAAATCCCCAATTCCCAAGCCTATCAGTATGATGTCACTGAAATTGAGCCAGCAGCATCAGTATTTAGCCGTATTGAGTCGGAAATGGGTACAATATCCGTCTTAGTTTATAATGCGGGTGCTAGTGCTTTTGCTAATATAGACGATGCTACTGTCGAATCTTTCCAACGGGCTTGGGAGGTTAACGCTAGGGGTTTATTTATAGTAGCCAAACAGGTTATTCCCCAGATGCGAAAGCTAGGAGGAGGTAACATTGTTGTGATTGGTGCAACAGCATCTATTAAAGGTGGTGCAAATTTTACTCCTTTTGCTGCTGCTAAAGCTGCCCAGCGCAGTTTAGCTCAATCGATGGCGCGATATTTAGACCCAGAGAAGATTCATGTTTCCTATATCATTATCGATGGTCTAATTAATTTAGAACGCACCCGCCAAGCAATGCCCGATAAATCAGACGATGATTTTATCAGTTCCGATGATCTTGCTGAGTCGGTATATTTTTTAACCAAGCAACCGCCTTCTGCTTGGACATTTGAGTTGGATTTACGCCCCTTTGGTGAAAAATGGTAG
- a CDS encoding tetratricopeptide repeat protein: protein MFKLFQNLLPGEANNKLNSAISKSQIADWQTQISQANALWEQGKLSEALAIYGLAIEQNPDLPEIKQHLAERLKHQGDLAVAYEKLATGLKNQGNVEQAANYYRQAINLKALTGNTTDQLLRGNFSQTKRPPIPIASLKEAAFSFQPLANSSAITQVTSQSSFSNVESESKNISSGFSQRLKIVNPAQAKDIDGETAQVYLQKALEHLERQEWQQSALACRQATGIMPDMAEAYKIWGNALQRKGKTSEAMSCYAKAVEVKPNLAEVYAGIAVIYAQQAKWQQAIKHYQKAIIIKPSAEIYRNLAGVWQKLGESEKVEFNLYQASKLESAQTSLSETEVESDLTAIDNFEIDSSVEAYYRVAKRSEQLNQWKKAAKYYRQALDLSMSQPVLPPQKLDLNKSVEANMLQQQPKPTQGNAQHTELRTLESQLDKAIKRYHKQSKLQPNSPKIYTDLGNLYAKKGKLQYAIACYRKSIQLNRKYAKAHLNLSRVLFKVGNQQEFIKEMQLALALQPKIGTALDRFYLGNALVDRGQQQQAVGFYCKAIVLNPQFTQSYHRLGEILSSQGKHREAIKFLEQGIHHNPQDAESYYILGQQWEILQDWENTVKTFSRLLQLEPQFPEASQRLNHALAQKLKLNRQAKSEFSN, encoded by the coding sequence ATGTTCAAGTTATTTCAAAATCTTCTTCCTGGTGAGGCTAACAACAAACTCAATTCAGCTATTTCAAAATCTCAGATTGCTGATTGGCAAACACAAATCTCTCAGGCTAATGCTCTTTGGGAACAAGGAAAGTTAAGTGAGGCTTTGGCGATCTACGGTTTAGCAATTGAACAAAATCCTGACTTGCCAGAAATTAAACAGCATTTGGCAGAACGTTTGAAGCATCAGGGAGATTTAGCCGTAGCATATGAAAAGTTAGCCACAGGTTTAAAAAACCAGGGCAATGTCGAACAAGCAGCAAACTATTATCGTCAGGCAATTAATCTTAAAGCTTTGACAGGAAATACTACAGACCAACTGCTCAGAGGTAATTTTTCTCAGACAAAAAGACCTCCTATCCCCATTGCTAGTCTGAAAGAAGCAGCTTTCTCTTTTCAGCCTTTAGCTAACAGTTCGGCCATAACACAAGTAACATCACAATCGTCTTTCTCCAACGTTGAATCAGAATCTAAGAATATATCTTCTGGATTTTCTCAACGGCTTAAAATAGTTAATCCAGCTCAAGCAAAAGATATTGATGGGGAAACAGCACAAGTATATCTTCAAAAAGCTTTAGAACATTTGGAACGACAAGAATGGCAACAGTCGGCACTCGCCTGTAGACAGGCTACAGGAATTATGCCTGATATGGCAGAAGCATATAAAATTTGGGGCAACGCTTTGCAAAGAAAGGGAAAAACCAGCGAAGCTATGTCCTGTTACGCCAAAGCGGTAGAAGTTAAGCCTAATTTAGCGGAAGTATATGCAGGAATCGCTGTCATATATGCTCAACAAGCAAAATGGCAACAGGCAATTAAACATTATCAAAAAGCAATTATTATTAAACCTAGTGCGGAAATATATCGTAATTTAGCTGGCGTATGGCAAAAGTTAGGTGAATCGGAAAAAGTCGAGTTTAATCTTTATCAAGCCTCAAAATTGGAATCAGCGCAGACATCATTAAGTGAAACTGAAGTAGAATCAGATTTAACGGCAATAGATAATTTTGAGATAGATAGTTCTGTAGAAGCTTATTATCGTGTAGCGAAACGGTCAGAACAGCTCAATCAATGGAAAAAAGCAGCAAAGTATTATCGTCAAGCTCTAGACTTGAGTATGTCTCAACCAGTACTTCCACCACAGAAATTAGATCTAAACAAGTCAGTTGAAGCTAACATGCTTCAACAACAGCCAAAGCCAACTCAGGGAAATGCCCAACACACCGAACTCAGAACTTTGGAAAGCCAATTAGACAAGGCAATAAAACGCTATCATAAACAATCAAAACTTCAGCCTAATTCGCCGAAAATTTATACTGATTTAGGCAACCTTTATGCTAAAAAAGGTAAATTGCAATACGCGATCGCCTGTTATCGTAAATCAATTCAGCTAAATCGTAAATACGCAAAGGCACACTTGAACCTAAGCAGAGTTTTATTCAAGGTGGGCAATCAGCAAGAATTTATCAAGGAAATGCAGTTAGCTTTAGCTCTGCAACCAAAAATTGGTACAGCACTCGATCGCTTTTATCTGGGTAATGCTTTGGTCGATCGAGGTCAGCAACAACAGGCAGTTGGCTTTTACTGCAAAGCAATTGTTTTAAATCCTCAGTTTACCCAATCGTATCATCGTCTTGGAGAGATTTTGAGCAGTCAAGGAAAACATCGTGAAGCAATTAAGTTTTTAGAACAGGGAATTCATCATAACCCGCAAGATGCCGAATCTTATTATATTTTAGGTCAACAGTGGGAAATTCTTCAAGACTGGGAAAACACTGTAAAAACCTTCAGCCGACTGTTGCAGCTAGAGCCACAATTTCCTGAAGCATCTCAGAGATTAAATCATGCTTTAGCACAAAAGCTGAAGCTAAACCGTCAAGCAAAAAGCGAATTTAGTAATTAA
- a CDS encoding DUF2267 domain-containing protein, producing MSANGLTVFDRTLEKTHQFINDVAEQLDLEDKHTVFIGIKAVLHSLRDRIPLEEAAQLGAQFPVMLAGFYYQGWKPAATPTKERSVSAFVDKVKSNLPQGHYPVEIEALIEGVFAVLSEWVTRGEIEDVANMLPKDIQGFWPQSVVAELNQ from the coding sequence ATGTCTGCCAATGGATTAACGGTATTTGACCGTACCTTAGAAAAAACACACCAATTTATTAATGATGTTGCCGAGCAACTTGATCTAGAAGATAAACATACTGTATTTATCGGCATTAAAGCAGTTTTGCACAGTCTACGCGATCGCATTCCTTTAGAAGAAGCAGCACAGCTAGGCGCGCAATTTCCGGTAATGCTAGCAGGATTCTATTATCAAGGTTGGAAGCCAGCAGCTACCCCTACCAAAGAAAGATCGGTTAGTGCTTTTGTCGATAAAGTCAAAAGTAATTTACCTCAAGGACACTATCCTGTAGAGATCGAGGCCTTGATCGAAGGAGTTTTCGCCGTTTTATCTGAATGGGTAACTCGCGGCGAAATCGAAGATGTAGCAAATATGTTACCCAAAGATATACAGGGGTTTTGGCCTCAGTCTGTAGTTGCTGAGTTAAATCAGTAA
- a CDS encoding ferredoxin-NADP reductase: MYNSSAAFSSSNTEYKNRLFIYEVEGLSQNSVNTKVPIRSSGTVFITVPYNRMNQEMRRINSLGGKVIKIKPVGSNIPAQDSQPAPEQKEASNNNKPMTQTKPKQAKQKVPVNIYRPKDPYIGKCVDIYDLVDEGGVGTCRHMTFDLSGGDLHYVEGQSIGIVPPGEDDQGKPNKLRLYSIASTRHGDNLDDKTVSLCVRKLEYKDPETGEHVEGTCSSFLCGLQPGDDVAITGPVGKEMLLPEDEDANVVMIATGTGIAPFRAYLWRMFFEGDKNPDYNFKGLAWLFFGIPTTPNILYKQQLEELAAKYPDNFRMDYAISREQKNPEGGRMYIQHKIAEQADALWELMQNPKTHTYICGLKGMESGIDEALSAAADKNGVNWDEYRKAMKKEHRWHVETY, translated from the coding sequence ATGTACAACTCTAGTGCAGCGTTTTCTAGCAGCAATACCGAATACAAAAACCGTTTATTTATTTATGAGGTAGAAGGTTTATCTCAAAATAGCGTCAATACTAAAGTACCAATTCGTAGCAGTGGTACTGTATTCATTACTGTTCCTTATAACAGAATGAATCAAGAGATGCGTCGCATCAATAGTTTGGGTGGAAAAGTAATCAAGATCAAGCCTGTTGGCAGTAATATACCAGCTCAAGACAGCCAACCTGCCCCCGAACAGAAAGAAGCTTCTAATAATAACAAACCTATGACTCAAACAAAACCCAAACAAGCAAAACAAAAAGTTCCTGTTAATATTTATCGTCCTAAAGATCCTTACATTGGTAAGTGTGTTGATATCTATGACTTAGTAGATGAGGGTGGAGTTGGTACTTGTCGCCACATGACCTTCGATCTTTCTGGAGGAGATTTACACTATGTAGAAGGGCAAAGTATCGGTATTGTCCCTCCAGGCGAAGACGATCAAGGCAAGCCAAACAAGCTCAGGCTATATTCTATTGCTTCTACTCGCCACGGTGACAATTTAGATGACAAAACGGTATCGCTGTGTGTTCGTAAATTAGAGTATAAAGACCCCGAGACAGGAGAACACGTAGAAGGAACTTGCTCTAGCTTCTTGTGCGGTCTTCAGCCTGGTGATGATGTAGCTATTACTGGCCCTGTAGGTAAAGAGATGCTCCTACCTGAGGATGAAGATGCCAACGTTGTTATGATTGCTACAGGAACTGGGATCGCTCCTTTCCGTGCCTATCTATGGCGGATGTTCTTTGAAGGAGACAAAAATCCTGATTATAATTTTAAAGGCTTAGCTTGGTTGTTCTTTGGTATTCCTACAACACCCAATATTCTTTATAAACAACAGCTAGAAGAATTAGCAGCTAAATATCCCGATAACTTCCGTATGGATTATGCCATTAGCCGTGAGCAAAAGAACCCCGAAGGTGGCAGAATGTACATTCAACACAAAATTGCTGAACAGGCTGATGCTTTGTGGGAATTAATGCAAAATCCTAAAACTCACACCTATATCTGTGGTCTTAAAGGCATGGAAAGCGGTATTGATGAGGCACTTAGCGCAGCAGCAGATAAGAATGGCGTTAATTGGGACGAGTATCGCAAAGCAATGAAAAAAGAGCATCGTTGGCACGTTGAAACTTACTAA
- a CDS encoding ribonucleotide-diphosphate reductase subunit beta produces MTSFLSQPQDIMPANPIFNPGGDDKIENRSIWFGNTTNLMQLNDVRYSWAIGLYQQMRENFWIPQKLDLTQDVTDYWNLTREERRAYDGILSYLTFLDSVQTCNIPHIKSCVTAPEVSVCMAEQISQEGMHNQSYQYIIETVIPSDRRSNVYEFWRTDKVLADRCEFIASIYQKYVDHPTPENYFVSLLADYLLEGIYFYNGFIYFYNLASRMLMPGSADIFKMINRDELSHVRLYQKLLPEAMQLFPHSVEQIYEMFDTAVKHECRWSNHIVGNNVLGITESSTEHYTKYIANLRLRSIGLEPLYSDEQYKKSPYRHLERFSDTKKAGHTKANFFEAGVTSYVMSSGVSGWDEI; encoded by the coding sequence ATGACTTCATTTTTATCTCAACCTCAAGACATCATGCCAGCTAACCCAATCTTTAATCCTGGCGGTGATGACAAAATAGAAAATCGCTCTATTTGGTTTGGCAACACCACCAATTTAATGCAGCTAAATGACGTACGTTATTCGTGGGCAATTGGCTTGTATCAGCAGATGCGAGAAAATTTTTGGATTCCTCAAAAGCTCGATCTGACTCAAGACGTAACCGACTACTGGAATCTTACTCGAGAAGAACGTCGCGCTTATGATGGTATTTTAAGCTATCTAACTTTTTTAGATTCTGTCCAAACCTGCAACATTCCTCATATTAAAAGTTGTGTGACTGCACCAGAAGTAAGCGTTTGTATGGCAGAACAAATTTCTCAGGAGGGGATGCACAACCAAAGTTATCAATATATCATCGAAACTGTCATTCCAAGCGATCGCCGCAGCAACGTGTATGAATTTTGGCGCACAGATAAAGTGCTAGCAGATCGCTGTGAATTTATCGCCTCAATTTATCAAAAATATGTCGATCATCCTACTCCTGAAAACTATTTTGTTTCTCTACTAGCAGACTATTTATTGGAGGGAATCTACTTTTATAATGGGTTTATCTATTTTTACAATTTAGCCTCACGGATGTTGATGCCAGGTAGTGCTGATATTTTTAAAATGATTAACCGCGACGAATTAAGTCACGTCCGACTATATCAAAAATTACTGCCAGAAGCGATGCAGCTATTCCCTCATTCTGTGGAACAAATTTATGAGATGTTTGATACAGCAGTCAAGCACGAATGTCGTTGGTCAAATCATATAGTAGGAAATAATGTTTTAGGCATTACTGAATCTAGTACCGAACATTACACCAAGTATATAGCTAATCTACGTTTGCGCTCCATCGGTTTAGAACCTTTGTACAGTGATGAGCAGTACAAAAAAAGCCCTTATAGACACTTAGAAAGATTTTCTGACACCAAAAAAGCAGGGCACACTAAAGCTAATTTTTTTGAAGCAGGAGTTACTAGCTACGTGATGTCATCTGGAGTAAGTGGTTGGGATGAAATATAA